The following are from one region of the Salvia hispanica cultivar TCC Black 2014 chromosome 1, UniMelb_Shisp_WGS_1.0, whole genome shotgun sequence genome:
- the LOC125201699 gene encoding L-aminoadipate-semialdehyde dehydrogenase-phosphopantetheinyl transferase-like: MELEKGVQRWIVDISIWNPSPHQFNLAVSLLPHCEHSSITRFVKFEDRKRALVSRLLQYALVHQVLGIPFDEIIIKRTPEGKPFLVCDNVDSGFPNFNFNVSHHGDYVAIASEPVCLVGVDIVTHSVPVNEPADKFVQSFSSYFSDLEWRSIRNASSSDEMLRVFYRYWCLKEAFVKAIGSGVGHKLDDVEFHHTSWENIYVKVCGKELKDWRFWLQDLSNNHSVAVARGHPRSAISSYMKTLKQIDFKEEYKTCLNLPNPSFTFLTVDDLVRSWGDDVSRKLDVL, encoded by the exons atggaGCTTGAAAAAGGGGTGCAGAGATGGATTGTTGACATATCTATTTGGAATCCTTCGCCCCATCAGTTCAATCTTGCCGTATCTCTTCTTCCCCACTGCGAACACTCCTCCATCACCAG GTTTGTGAAATTCGAGGATCGAAAAAGGGCTCTCGTAAGCCGGCTGCTGCAGTATGCTCTGGTGCATCAAGTTTTGGGAATTCCATTCGATGAGATTATAATCAAGCGAACTCCCGAGGGAAAGCCCTTTTTG GTGTGTGACAACGTGGACTCGGGGTTTCCAAATTTCAACTTTAATGTATCCCATCATGGTGACTATGTCGCGATAGCGTCTGAGCCTGTGTGCCTCGTGGGAGTGGATATCGTCACTCATTCAGTTCCTGTGAACGAACCAGCTGACAAGTTTGTACAGAGTTTCTCATCATACTTCTCTGATTTGGAATGGCGTAGTATCCGCAATGCCAGCTCTTCCGATGAGATGCTGAGAGTTTTTTATAG GTATTGGTGCTTGAAGGAAGCTTTCGTGAAGGCAATCGGTAGCGGTGTCGGCCACAAATTGGATGATGTGGAGTTTCATCACACAAGTTGGGAGAATATATATGTCAAAGTTTGTGGGAAAGAATTGAAAGACTGGAGATTTTGGCTTCAAGATCTCAGCAACAACCATTCA GTAGCCGTTGCAAGGGGTCATCCAAGAAGTGCCATCTCTAGTTAcatgaaaactctaaaacaGATTGATTTCAAAGAGGAGTATAAAACATGCCTCAATCTTCCAAATCCAAGTTTTACTTTTCTAACAGTAGACGATCTCGTCCGATCATGGGGCGATGATGTGTCGAGAAAACTTGATGTCTTATGA